The Phragmites australis chromosome 15, lpPhrAust1.1, whole genome shotgun sequence genome window below encodes:
- the LOC133893104 gene encoding histone H1-like, whose protein sequence is MATEEAAATEVPATEVEAPAAAEAEAKPAKKAAKAVKEKKAKEPKAKKAAAPRKPAAHPPYAEMIIEAIAALKERTGSSSVAIGKYVEEKHSGKLPPNFRKQLAVQLKKLAAAGKLTRVKNSFKLPAAADAKPKPVAAAKPKPKAAAKPKASPKAKAKTAAKPKAASPKAKAKTAAPKPRGRPPKAAKTSAKDSPAKKPAAAAKKKAAAAPKKPGTPKKAAAAPSRKGAARKAKK, encoded by the exons ATGGCGACGGAGGAAGCTGCTGCGACCGAGGTCCCGGCGACCGAGGTGGAGGCTCCGGCcgccgcggaggcggaggcgaagCCCGcgaagaaggcggccaaggccgtgaaggagaagaaggcaaAGGAGCCCAAGGCCAAGAAGGCCGCCGCCCCGAGGAAGCCGGCAGCCCACCCGCCGTACGCCGAG ATGATCATCGAGGCGATTGCGGCGCTGAAGGAGAGGACCGGGTCGAGCTCGGTGGCCATCGGCAAGTACGTGGAGGAGAAGCACAGCGGGAAGCTGCCGCCCAACTTCCGCAAGCAGCTCGCCGTGCAGCTGAAGAAGCTCGCCGCCGCTGGGAAGCTGACCAGGGTCAAGAACTCCTTCAAGCTacccgccgctgccgacgccaAGCCGAagcccgtcgccgccgccaagcCGAAGCCCAAGGCCGCCGCCAAGCCCAAGGCGTCCCCGAAGGCCAAGGCCAAGACCGCTGCCAAGCCCAAGGCGGCGTCCCCCAAGGCGAAGGCCAAGACTGCGGCCCCGAAGCCCAGGGGCCGCCCCCCGAAGGCTGCCAAGACCTCCGCCAAGGACTCGCCGGCCAAGAAGCCCGCGGCTGCAGCCAAGAAGAAGGCCGCGGCGGCGCCCAAGAAGCCCGGGACCCCCAAgaaggcggccgccgcgccgtccAGGAAGGGCGCGGCGAGGAAGGCCAAGAAGTAG